The genomic window GTTCACGTTTATACGAAATGGAATTGGCTAAAAAGAACGAAGCCGATGCTGCTAAACGTGGTAGTATGGTGTCTTCGGGAGATAGAAGTGCTAAAATTAGAACTTACAATTATTCGCAAGGCCGTGTAACCGATCATAGAATAGGGTTAACACTTTACGATTTATCAAACATTGTAAATGGTGATATTCAGAAAATTTTAGATGAATTAATGTTAGCTGAAAACACAGAGAAGTTAAAAGCTAATACTGATATAATTTAACATGAAAATCAGGATATTCTAAGTTGTTTATTTCTTAGAGTATCCTGATTTTTTTTATTTAATATTAAATCGTGATTTCTTTTTTAATTGGAAGTAATTACACAAAAGTTTCCTTCTACAGAAAAATTAAGGCAGAATGACAACAAAGCAACTTATTGAGCAAATAAAAATTAAAAAATCCTTTTTATGTATAGGGTTGGATGTGGATTTAAATAAAATACCACAACATCTGTTAAAAGAAGAAGATCCAATCTTTGTTTTCAATAAAGCTATTATCGATGCCACTCATCATTTATGTGTAGCCTACAAGCCTAACACAGCTTTTTATGAAGCTTATGGTATTAAAGGCTGGAAATCATTAGAGAAAACTATAAAGTATTTAAATAAAAATTACCCAGAGATTTTTACAATTGCCGATGCTAAACGTGGTGATATAGGTAATACAAGTACCATGTATGCTAAAGCTTTTTTCGAAGATTTAGCATTCGATTCTGTTACCGTTGCTCCATATATGGGGAAAGATTCTATAGAACCTTTTTTAGCATTTAAAGATAAACATACTATTATGTTG from Algibacter sp. L1A34 includes these protein-coding regions:
- the pyrF gene encoding orotidine-5'-phosphate decarboxylase, encoding MTTKQLIEQIKIKKSFLCIGLDVDLNKIPQHLLKEEDPIFVFNKAIIDATHHLCVAYKPNTAFYEAYGIKGWKSLEKTIKYLNKNYPEIFTIADAKRGDIGNTSTMYAKAFFEDLAFDSVTVAPYMGKDSIEPFLAFKDKHTIMLALTSNQGAFDFQTKTVDGQELYKQVLETSKTWKNSENLMYVVGATKAEYFADIRKIVPNSFLLVPGVGAQGGNLQDVCKFGMTDNVGLLINSSRGIIYASSNDDFAAAAATKAAELQQEMEIILS